In Alkalihalobacillus sp. TS-13, the following are encoded in one genomic region:
- a CDS encoding exo-beta-N-acetylmuramidase NamZ domain-containing protein — MKKWYVMVITTVLVLSTVAVGLTTNADGKGKGKQVKLGVEVLLDEQKDLIEGQKVGLITNPTGVDQELNSIVDLLHNDPDVNLTALYGPEHGVRGSAQAGEYVEFYIDEETGLPVYSLYGQTRKPTPEMLENVDVLLFDIQDVGTRFYTYIYTMAYAMEAAAENDIPFIVLDRPNPISGTKVEGPVLDPDYSSFVGMYPIPLRHGMTVGELARLFNEEFELGADLTVVEMDNWKRNMYYDDTSLEFVLPSPNMPTVDTALVYPGAALIEGTNVSEGRGTTKPFELIGAPFINSTELATELNDLKLRGVTFRAASFTPVFSKHRGQLSHGVQLHVTDQKAFSPVETGLHLVKTIHDMYPEEFDFRAENSAGVSFFDLLIGNGWVRDAIEEGQSVKEIKAQWQDDLEQFKNTREQYLLY; from the coding sequence GTGAAAAAATGGTACGTCATGGTCATAACGACTGTTCTTGTCTTGTCAACGGTGGCTGTAGGACTTACCACCAACGCTGATGGAAAAGGGAAAGGAAAACAAGTAAAACTTGGAGTTGAAGTCTTGTTGGATGAACAGAAGGATCTGATTGAAGGGCAGAAGGTAGGACTGATCACGAATCCGACAGGCGTCGATCAGGAGCTTAATAGCATCGTAGATCTGCTCCATAACGATCCGGACGTGAATCTGACAGCCTTATACGGACCAGAACATGGCGTGCGCGGGAGTGCGCAGGCTGGGGAATATGTGGAGTTCTACATTGATGAAGAGACAGGACTTCCGGTCTACAGCCTTTATGGTCAAACAAGAAAACCGACTCCTGAAATGCTTGAAAACGTAGATGTCCTTCTATTTGATATCCAGGATGTCGGCACTCGCTTCTATACGTATATCTACACAATGGCATACGCAATGGAAGCAGCAGCCGAAAACGATATCCCGTTCATCGTTTTGGACCGCCCGAACCCGATCAGCGGAACAAAAGTGGAAGGACCAGTACTTGACCCAGACTACAGTTCATTTGTCGGAATGTATCCGATTCCGCTTCGTCATGGCATGACAGTGGGTGAGCTGGCACGCTTGTTCAATGAAGAGTTCGAACTCGGAGCAGATCTGACAGTTGTTGAAATGGATAATTGGAAACGGAATATGTATTACGATGATACATCGCTTGAATTTGTTCTTCCATCACCTAATATGCCGACAGTAGATACAGCCCTCGTCTACCCAGGTGCAGCTTTGATTGAAGGAACGAACGTATCGGAAGGAAGAGGGACGACAAAACCGTTCGAATTGATTGGAGCACCGTTCATCAACAGTACCGAACTAGCTACGGAATTGAATGACTTGAAATTACGCGGAGTTACATTCCGTGCAGCGTCGTTTACACCTGTGTTTTCAAAGCATCGTGGTCAGTTGAGTCATGGTGTCCAGCTGCATGTGACAGATCAAAAAGCTTTTTCACCAGTGGAAACCGGTCTTCACCTCGTGAAAACCATTCATGACATGTACCCTGAAGAGTTTGATTTCCGTGCTGAAAACAGTGCAGGAGTGTCATTCTTCGATTTATTGATTGGAAACGGATGGGTGCGTGATGCGATTGAGGAGGGACAATCCGTAAAAGAAATCAAAGCTCAATGGCAGGATGACCTCGAACAATTCAAAAATACACGCGAACAATATCTGCTTTATTGA
- a CDS encoding serine hydrolase domain-containing protein, which translates to MKTKTLTVTLAALLVCSSSVAGSTLAQANDNHPVAPSIEQNETKSNSSNAHPAFSWGNPGPVLPILKPESIRGAGMRSEPLQEIDGVMDTMIEDDVMPGAVALVARRGHIVKHESYGYAARYTDDSKNEMENPIEMQDDTIFDLASISKIFTTTAAMKLYEDGYFELDDPVADHLPEFAENGKGNVTIRQLMTHTSGFTAWIPLYTQGDSREERLQIVFAHPLNNEPGTTYTYSDLNMITLGALVERLSGKRLDQFVKENITDPLGMDDTMYNPPESLKERIATTEYQSWTNRGLVWGEVHDENAWSLDGVAGHAGVFSTAEDLGKLAHMYVNDGRYGNKQILKPETVKLLVENQIPEFPGNDHGLGWEIQQGWFMDALSSSSTVGHTGYTGTSIVVDLNNATIAILLTNRVHPTRNTVSTNVARRAFARQVADAIPVEMIDKSPAWFSGYGDAMERSLTAEVDLSGPATLTFDTWYRLESGYDTGKFEVSEDGESWSQIHDSFTGSSEWNQVQVEVPANAKYVRFRYETDSYTNGRGWYIDNLKLELEDGAEMTPDFSGEGWELRDF; encoded by the coding sequence ATGAAAACCAAAACATTGACTGTTACCTTAGCGGCTTTGTTGGTATGTTCAAGTTCAGTAGCAGGTAGTACTTTAGCGCAAGCGAATGACAATCATCCTGTAGCTCCTAGCATTGAACAAAATGAAACTAAGAGCAATAGCAGTAATGCTCATCCTGCTTTTTCATGGGGAAATCCCGGTCCGGTTTTACCCATTCTCAAACCAGAATCGATAAGGGGGGCAGGGATGAGGAGTGAACCGTTACAAGAAATCGATGGTGTGATGGACACGATGATCGAAGACGATGTCATGCCAGGTGCAGTAGCGTTGGTGGCAAGGCGCGGCCATATTGTTAAACACGAATCTTATGGGTATGCAGCTCGTTATACGGATGACAGCAAAAATGAAATGGAAAATCCGATCGAGATGCAAGACGATACGATATTCGATCTTGCGTCCATCAGTAAAATCTTCACCACTACTGCAGCAATGAAACTTTACGAAGATGGCTATTTTGAATTGGATGACCCAGTAGCAGATCACCTTCCGGAATTTGCAGAAAATGGAAAGGGTAACGTGACAATCAGGCAATTGATGACCCACACCTCAGGTTTTACAGCATGGATTCCTCTCTATACGCAAGGCGATAGCCGTGAGGAACGGCTTCAGATCGTATTTGCACACCCTCTTAACAATGAGCCGGGAACGACTTATACATACAGCGATTTGAACATGATCACACTCGGTGCATTGGTTGAACGTCTTTCAGGCAAGCGGCTCGATCAATTTGTAAAAGAGAATATCACCGATCCGTTAGGCATGGACGATACGATGTACAACCCGCCAGAATCCCTCAAAGAACGGATTGCTACAACAGAATACCAGTCATGGACCAATCGCGGTCTTGTTTGGGGGGAAGTGCATGATGAAAATGCCTGGTCCCTGGATGGAGTGGCTGGACATGCTGGCGTATTTTCCACAGCAGAGGATCTTGGCAAACTTGCACACATGTATGTGAATGACGGGCGGTATGGAAACAAGCAGATCCTCAAGCCTGAAACTGTCAAACTACTCGTTGAAAACCAGATTCCAGAGTTTCCTGGAAATGACCATGGATTAGGATGGGAGATTCAGCAAGGCTGGTTTATGGATGCCCTTTCCTCCAGTTCAACAGTTGGCCACACCGGTTACACAGGGACGTCGATCGTAGTCGATTTGAATAATGCAACAATCGCAATTCTTTTAACAAATCGTGTCCATCCGACGCGAAACACAGTTTCTACGAATGTTGCAAGACGCGCGTTTGCCAGACAGGTAGCTGACGCTATTCCAGTTGAGATGATTGATAAAAGTCCGGCGTGGTTCTCTGGCTATGGGGATGCGATGGAGCGTTCTCTTACAGCTGAAGTCGATCTGAGTGGACCTGCAACGCTGACCTTCGATACCTGGTACAGGCTCGAGTCTGGTTACGATACAGGAAAATTCGAAGTTTCAGAGGATGGGGAAAGCTGGTCTCAGATCCATGATTCGTTTACTGGAAGTAGTGAATGGAATCAAGTTCAAGTAGAAGTGCCGGCTAATGCAAAATATGTGAGATTCCGTTATGAAACGGATAGCTACACGAATGGACGCGGCTGGTACATCGACAATCTGAAATTGGAACTGGAAGATGGGGCGGAAATGACCCCAGACTTTTCTGGTGAAGGTTGGGAGCTCCGAGACTTTTAA
- the nagE gene encoding N-acetylglucosamine-specific PTS transporter subunit IIBC, producing the protein MLGFLQRIGRALMLPIAIMPAAALLLRLGQDDLLGIPFIAASGNAIFAHLPLLFAIGVAIGLSKDSNGAAGLAGAVAFFVLTEGTKAINEEINMAFLGGILSGVIAGLLYNRFHDIKLPDYLAFFGGRRFVPIITAGVMVVLAGLFGFVWPPIQDGINAIGQWIIDAGAAGVGIYGVLNRLLIPIGLHHVINSLVWFVFGEYNGATGDLHRFFAGDPEAGIFMTGFFPIMMFGLPAACFAMIAAAKKEKKKAVTGLLVGIAFTSFLTGITEPIEFSFMFLSPILYGVHALLTGSAMVVTYALDIHHGFGFSAGAIDYILNFGLAQRPWLLFIVGLIYAAIYFVVFYFLIKALDLKTPGREDDEDMADVDGPVKVDSGDKYEDMAYHFIKALGGKSNIQSIDSCATRLRLNIADMNAIDEQALKRHGAKGVMKIDRRNLQVVVGTNVEFVATAMQRQMAANEERLPQESVAVDVGKSSARSAFGENDFATPIEGRIIPITDVDDPTFSERMMGDGFAVVPTGKTVISPVDGKVINLFPTKHAIGIESKNGYEILIHVGLDTVELNGEGFQAYVKVGDEVKQGQKLLELNLGYLQKNAKSTVTPIIFTNLDESERVELKKSGTINQGETNVIEITK; encoded by the coding sequence ATGTTAGGATTTTTGCAAAGAATCGGTAGGGCATTGATGCTGCCGATTGCCATCATGCCCGCAGCGGCATTACTTTTACGTTTGGGACAAGATGATTTATTAGGGATCCCGTTTATTGCAGCTTCTGGTAATGCTATTTTTGCCCATCTGCCACTTCTTTTCGCGATTGGAGTAGCAATCGGGTTATCCAAAGACTCGAATGGCGCTGCCGGATTAGCGGGTGCGGTCGCTTTTTTCGTGTTGACAGAAGGGACAAAAGCCATTAATGAAGAAATCAATATGGCTTTCCTCGGGGGTATTTTATCTGGGGTCATAGCTGGATTGCTTTACAATCGTTTTCATGATATAAAATTACCAGATTACCTCGCCTTCTTTGGAGGAAGACGATTTGTACCCATCATCACGGCTGGGGTGATGGTTGTACTGGCAGGTCTTTTCGGATTCGTGTGGCCTCCAATCCAGGATGGCATCAATGCAATTGGTCAATGGATCATCGATGCAGGGGCAGCAGGCGTCGGAATCTATGGGGTTCTCAACCGATTACTCATTCCGATCGGTCTGCACCATGTTATCAATAGTCTCGTCTGGTTCGTATTTGGCGAATATAACGGAGCGACTGGTGATCTGCATCGTTTCTTTGCAGGTGATCCAGAAGCAGGAATATTCATGACTGGCTTCTTCCCGATCATGATGTTCGGTCTCCCTGCAGCATGTTTTGCAATGATTGCTGCTGCTAAAAAGGAAAAGAAAAAAGCGGTCACCGGATTGTTAGTCGGGATTGCCTTCACTTCCTTCCTGACAGGTATTACAGAACCGATTGAGTTCTCTTTCATGTTCTTATCACCTATTTTATATGGCGTGCATGCTTTATTGACTGGTAGTGCAATGGTGGTTACGTACGCGTTGGACATCCATCATGGATTCGGGTTTTCCGCAGGTGCTATCGACTACATTCTGAATTTCGGACTTGCCCAGCGGCCGTGGCTATTGTTCATCGTTGGTCTTATATATGCAGCCATTTATTTTGTCGTATTCTATTTCCTTATCAAGGCATTGGATCTGAAAACACCGGGTCGTGAAGATGATGAGGACATGGCTGACGTTGATGGTCCCGTTAAGGTTGATTCTGGTGACAAATATGAAGATATGGCTTACCACTTCATCAAAGCACTGGGTGGTAAATCAAATATCCAATCGATTGACAGCTGTGCAACCCGTCTTCGATTAAATATTGCAGATATGAACGCAATTGATGAACAGGCATTGAAAAGACACGGAGCAAAAGGGGTTATGAAAATTGACCGGAGAAATCTCCAGGTAGTTGTCGGTACGAATGTCGAGTTCGTTGCCACCGCCATGCAGCGTCAAATGGCAGCCAATGAAGAGAGGCTTCCTCAAGAATCGGTTGCCGTTGATGTCGGAAAATCATCTGCTAGATCGGCCTTTGGTGAAAATGATTTTGCCACGCCAATTGAGGGACGAATCATTCCGATTACCGATGTGGATGACCCGACGTTTTCTGAACGGATGATGGGAGACGGTTTTGCGGTTGTACCGACCGGAAAAACGGTCATCTCTCCAGTCGATGGAAAAGTTATCAATCTGTTCCCGACAAAACATGCGATCGGCATTGAATCGAAAAATGGCTATGAAATCCTGATACATGTTGGGTTGGATACAGTAGAGTTGAATGGTGAAGGATTCCAGGCCTATGTCAAAGTTGGTGATGAAGTGAAACAAGGGCAAAAATTACTGGAGTTGAACCTAGGCTATCTTCAAAAGAATGCAAAATCTACCGTTACACCGATCATCTTCACTAATCTGGATGAGAGTGAAAGAGTCGAGTTGAAGAAATCTGGAACGATTAATCAAGGCGAAACAAACGTCATTGAAATTACAAAATAA
- a CDS encoding DEAD/DEAH box helicase, whose protein sequence is MKDFRVLGLSTNYIKKLEQQGITNPTRIQTESIPLLKSGDDIVAQAQTGSGKTMAFLLPMLEKIDPDEAVIQGLIIMPTRELALQVTQELYKLTEDEDINVLAVYGGQDVIQQIHKLEGSVHIVIGTPGRILDHVRRGTIDFSHVSMLILDEADQMLHIGFLEDVATIIDQTSELRQTALFSATMPDDIRQLANRYMRSPKQIKVNTKGKTVEEIQQYVVETTDRQKQSALLKVVKETHPILAIIFCRTQRRVSKLYTALSEKGYLTDELHGGLSQAKREDVMQRFRNGEVHLLIATDVAARGLDVEGVSHIFNYDVPQDVESYIHRIGRTGRAGEKGMAITFIAPKDEKALAMIENAIDKRIERMEVVVKPGSQPSSKRLPREMSYDANNRKQSTRKKR, encoded by the coding sequence ATGAAAGACTTCAGAGTACTAGGGTTATCAACCAACTATATAAAAAAGCTTGAACAGCAAGGGATCACAAATCCGACACGAATACAGACAGAGTCGATTCCTTTATTAAAAAGCGGGGATGATATCGTCGCCCAAGCTCAGACAGGTTCAGGAAAAACCATGGCGTTCCTCCTACCGATGCTTGAAAAAATCGATCCAGATGAAGCGGTCATCCAGGGCTTGATCATCATGCCGACGAGAGAGTTGGCTTTGCAAGTCACGCAAGAGCTGTACAAACTTACTGAAGATGAAGACATCAATGTTTTAGCAGTGTATGGTGGACAGGATGTGATTCAACAGATCCACAAGCTTGAGGGAAGCGTCCATATCGTGATTGGGACGCCAGGACGAATCCTCGATCATGTACGACGCGGGACAATTGATTTTTCACACGTATCGATGCTTATTCTTGATGAAGCGGACCAGATGCTGCATATCGGTTTCTTAGAAGATGTTGCAACAATCATTGATCAGACATCTGAATTAAGGCAGACAGCCCTTTTTTCAGCAACGATGCCTGATGATATACGGCAGCTTGCGAACCGCTATATGCGATCACCAAAACAGATCAAGGTAAACACGAAAGGGAAGACGGTTGAGGAAATCCAACAATATGTTGTAGAGACCACTGACCGTCAAAAGCAAAGTGCCCTCTTGAAGGTCGTAAAGGAAACGCACCCGATTCTGGCGATCATTTTTTGCAGGACGCAGCGGCGGGTTAGCAAACTTTACACTGCTTTATCGGAGAAAGGGTACCTGACGGATGAGCTGCATGGCGGATTATCACAAGCGAAGCGCGAAGACGTTATGCAACGGTTCCGTAATGGGGAAGTCCATCTACTGATTGCAACAGATGTGGCCGCGCGAGGTCTTGATGTCGAAGGAGTTTCCCACATCTTTAACTATGATGTACCACAGGACGTGGAGAGCTATATCCATAGGATCGGCAGAACGGGAAGAGCAGGGGAAAAAGGAATGGCAATCACTTTCATCGCTCCAAAAGATGAGAAGGCTTTAGCAATGATTGAAAATGCAATTGATAAAAGAATTGAGCGGATGGAAGTCGTTGTTAAACCTGGTAGCCAACCTTCATCTAAGAGGTTACCCAGAGAAATGTCTTACGACGCTAACAATAGGAAACAAAGCACTCGAAAAAAAAGATGA
- a CDS encoding DNA-3-methyladenine glycosylase 2 gives MITRHKDMHAFNFDQELKQIMIQPPREFSFAETLHYLRRSPAECMHLVEDEKLYKLLQFEEKTMIIEISENEEDTIQIDFVKDAPDSAKTYQQVADYIVEWFDLRTDLNPFYEMAEEDPLLSELVHKYSGLRVIGVPDLFEAFCWSVIGQQVNLPFAYTVKRRFVEAYGKSVEWNERLFWKFPDPKTITSVSVEDLKKLQFTGRKAEYIIGIAELIANGHLDKQSLLEDFQQAEKTLLAIRGIGPWSAHYVMMRCLRDRSAFPIGDAGLQNALKKRLGRQTKPAPEEIRELFSRWENWEAYAVFYLWRSLSD, from the coding sequence ATGATTACACGACACAAGGACATGCACGCTTTCAATTTTGATCAAGAGTTGAAGCAAATCATGATTCAGCCTCCACGAGAATTCAGTTTTGCCGAAACACTGCATTATCTGAGAAGATCGCCTGCGGAATGCATGCATCTGGTCGAGGATGAAAAGCTGTATAAGCTGCTCCAATTCGAAGAAAAAACAATGATCATTGAAATCAGTGAAAACGAAGAGGATACCATCCAGATTGATTTTGTGAAGGATGCACCTGACTCAGCAAAAACCTATCAGCAGGTTGCAGATTACATTGTAGAATGGTTCGATCTTAGAACCGACCTGAACCCATTTTATGAAATGGCTGAAGAGGATCCCCTATTAAGTGAATTGGTACACAAGTATTCTGGTCTCCGAGTGATCGGTGTCCCTGATTTATTCGAGGCGTTTTGCTGGTCAGTGATCGGGCAGCAGGTGAATCTTCCGTTTGCTTATACGGTAAAAAGGCGGTTTGTTGAAGCTTACGGAAAGAGTGTGGAGTGGAATGAGCGATTGTTTTGGAAATTTCCAGATCCAAAAACAATCACTTCTGTTTCAGTTGAAGATTTGAAAAAACTGCAGTTCACTGGAAGGAAAGCGGAATACATCATTGGTATCGCTGAGCTGATAGCAAATGGTCATTTGGATAAGCAATCGCTTTTAGAGGATTTTCAACAAGCAGAAAAGACCTTGCTGGCTATTCGCGGAATCGGTCCCTGGTCGGCTCATTACGTCATGATGCGGTGTCTACGTGATCGATCTGCTTTTCCGATTGGAGATGCCGGATTGCAGAATGCTTTGAAAAAACGTCTTGGAAGACAAACGAAGCCTGCACCTGAAGAAATCCGAGAACTTTTTTCACGCTGGGAAAACTGGGAAGCATATGCCGTTTTTTATCTATGGAGAAGTTTATCCGATTAG
- a CDS encoding methylated-DNA--[protein]-cysteine S-methyltransferase, with protein MTTVYWSSFTHPTFQNEQLFLAATDKGLCKITWPSENFETMTTWMEKQIPDAVFVEDEGVISPYANQLNEYLDGVRQEFDVPLDFRGTAFQTSVWNQLTQIPYGQIRSYSEIAEALDNPKAVRAVGTANGANPIPIITPCHRVIGKNAALTGFRGGLQIKERLLRLEGFHDYTTQGHARFQF; from the coding sequence ATGACAACAGTGTATTGGAGTTCATTCACACATCCGACGTTCCAAAACGAGCAGCTTTTTCTTGCTGCTACCGATAAAGGACTGTGTAAAATCACCTGGCCGTCGGAGAATTTTGAAACAATGACAACATGGATGGAAAAACAGATTCCTGATGCCGTATTCGTTGAGGATGAGGGGGTCATTTCCCCATATGCCAACCAATTAAACGAATATCTGGATGGAGTACGACAAGAATTCGATGTACCGCTCGATTTCAGAGGGACAGCTTTTCAAACCTCTGTATGGAACCAATTGACACAGATTCCGTATGGTCAAATTCGCAGCTATTCAGAGATTGCCGAGGCTTTGGACAATCCAAAGGCAGTTCGGGCGGTCGGAACAGCAAACGGAGCGAATCCGATTCCAATCATCACTCCTTGTCACCGGGTGATCGGAAAAAATGCTGCATTGACAGGGTTCAGGGGTGGCTTGCAGATCAAAGAAAGATTGCTTCGACTGGAGGGGTTCCATGATTACACGACACAAGGACATGCACGCTTTCAATTTTGA
- a CDS encoding bifunctional transcriptional activator/DNA repair enzyme AdaA: MDSEKIFKSVYETILKRDTRYDGQYYVGIVTTGIFCRPSCRSRTPKPENVRVFKSIEEVQEAGFRPCKRCRPENPSKLGPDAEIVQRVNTMIEKDFAQNLTLDRMATALMMSPYHLQRVFKRMTGTTPSKMLVQKRMEKAKDLLSDHNTSISEVAKHVGYSSVSHFSSVFKKTTGCTPIEYRSKNQLSNGRRKR; the protein is encoded by the coding sequence ATGGACTCAGAAAAAATCTTTAAATCGGTTTATGAAACAATCTTAAAACGTGATACCCGATATGACGGCCAATATTATGTCGGCATCGTCACGACTGGAATCTTTTGCAGACCGTCCTGTCGTTCAAGGACACCAAAACCGGAAAACGTCAGGGTTTTTAAAAGTATAGAAGAAGTACAAGAGGCAGGATTCCGTCCTTGTAAACGGTGTCGGCCTGAAAATCCGAGTAAACTTGGTCCTGATGCTGAAATCGTCCAAAGGGTGAATACAATGATTGAAAAAGATTTTGCACAAAACCTGACGCTGGATCGCATGGCCACAGCGCTGATGATGAGTCCATACCATCTCCAACGAGTCTTCAAACGGATGACTGGTACGACTCCTTCAAAGATGCTTGTCCAGAAAAGGATGGAGAAAGCAAAAGACTTACTGTCAGATCACAACACCTCAATCTCAGAGGTTGCAAAACATGTAGGGTACAGCAGCGTTTCGCACTTCTCATCTGTTTTTAAAAAGACGACAGGTTGTACACCGATTGAATATAGGTCGAAAAATCAACTTTCCAATGGGAGGAGAAAACGATGA
- a CDS encoding M14 family metallopeptidase, whose amino-acid sequence MTMKKRSLIVVLVTLSILLIATPFFNPNTTIATTSQPLKSFEEKAALVSIHVKDRTEMDKLVEAGFDLTEHVHQHEDGTYDVDAIVTPSELNTIRNQGFEFETVYTKAEAEQRIAERKSQVKKLDQVTSSVDSINILRANFFENYSGTFLYVEAKTSAGAASNVALTATWDSGKGTEIGSGGEATLRRVEDYGEYLYHQLLLPIEEIPHQIKIESNQGGTSTTTVSEWLGEDKPDPDKPHYVSDFVDHYMDPTEITERIESLAEEFPELAEVIELPNQSNGYRRKAQAILGNNTNEAVVVTSNEWGHEGGNDINITLEKPEEEQAELSLHIDGQEIVVSLATDENGNVSSTASDVTTLLNGEGNELVSADTFRGSTGDGIVTPEASVQLDDNLDAPDSISRDPHTVKALRIGKHRDGSKTGVFAYSQEHAREWVTPLVSIETAERLLRNYAHDPETRKYVDNLDIFIVPTVNPDGAHYSMYDYNWQRKNMTNHCVDTNFSDPLAQDYWGVDLNRNHSVGSVYDGYIGASTNCTSAVYSGPEEVSEPEAQNLIWLAEQNPNIKFAMNIHSYGGYFMWPPGAYTENRETLPRPTAGEEAYFWQASETILDEIKDYRGTVILPSRTGPIPDVLYSAAGNSADALWYDYGIYAWDFEVGADIWNEEQGRWQAVGFQPPFEEGHAEAMEFANGMNGLFDVAYQYAKDKKPPISKATPGKGNYDEAVEVSFESSEPATIYYTLDGSRPTFESDKIQIKDTREGAETLMIEETTTIHWFAMDAAGNVEKHYNPDGNGKNYNKAKITIR is encoded by the coding sequence ATGACTATGAAAAAGCGTTCTTTAATCGTTGTACTTGTCACCCTGTCCATTTTGTTGATCGCAACCCCATTCTTCAACCCCAACACTACGATCGCCACTACTTCACAGCCACTAAAGAGTTTTGAAGAAAAGGCTGCACTTGTATCCATCCATGTCAAAGATCGGACGGAAATGGACAAACTCGTTGAAGCTGGGTTTGATCTTACTGAACATGTCCATCAGCATGAAGACGGTACTTATGACGTCGATGCGATTGTAACGCCATCCGAATTGAACACAATCCGTAATCAAGGCTTCGAGTTCGAAACGGTCTATACCAAAGCAGAAGCTGAACAACGTATTGCGGAAAGAAAATCCCAGGTGAAGAAGCTTGATCAAGTGACTTCCTCAGTGGATTCCATCAATATATTACGTGCCAATTTCTTTGAAAATTATTCTGGTACATTCTTATATGTTGAAGCAAAAACGAGTGCTGGTGCTGCAAGCAACGTTGCACTGACTGCCACATGGGATTCCGGTAAAGGAACAGAAATCGGATCTGGCGGAGAGGCAACTCTTCGACGTGTCGAAGACTATGGTGAATACCTTTATCACCAATTGCTGCTCCCGATTGAAGAAATCCCTCATCAAATCAAAATTGAAAGCAATCAAGGCGGGACTTCCACTACCACTGTAAGTGAATGGCTAGGAGAAGATAAACCAGACCCGGATAAACCTCACTATGTCAGCGATTTCGTCGACCACTACATGGACCCGACTGAAATTACTGAACGGATCGAAAGCCTGGCTGAAGAGTTCCCGGAACTGGCTGAAGTGATAGAGCTGCCGAATCAGTCAAACGGTTATCGCAGAAAAGCACAAGCCATCCTTGGGAATAATACGAATGAAGCTGTCGTCGTAACCTCGAATGAATGGGGGCATGAAGGCGGAAATGACATAAACATCACATTGGAAAAACCTGAGGAAGAACAAGCAGAATTATCGCTTCACATAGACGGGCAGGAAATTGTCGTGTCTCTAGCAACCGATGAAAATGGAAATGTATCGAGCACCGCATCAGATGTCACCACGCTATTAAACGGGGAGGGGAATGAACTCGTCAGCGCTGATACGTTCCGAGGTTCAACTGGTGATGGAATCGTCACTCCTGAAGCGTCCGTCCAACTGGATGACAATCTCGATGCCCCAGATTCGATTTCCCGAGATCCGCATACGGTAAAGGCACTCCGAATCGGAAAACATCGCGATGGTTCGAAAACCGGCGTCTTCGCTTATTCACAGGAACACGCCCGTGAATGGGTTACGCCTCTTGTATCAATTGAAACGGCAGAACGTCTGTTACGGAACTATGCTCATGATCCAGAAACACGTAAATATGTCGATAATCTCGATATTTTCATCGTGCCGACCGTCAATCCGGATGGCGCACATTACAGCATGTATGATTACAACTGGCAGCGGAAAAATATGACCAACCATTGTGTGGACACGAATTTTTCCGATCCTCTAGCGCAGGACTACTGGGGTGTCGATTTGAATCGGAACCATTCTGTAGGTTCTGTTTATGACGGTTATATCGGTGCCTCAACCAATTGTACAAGTGCGGTCTATTCGGGTCCTGAAGAAGTCTCAGAGCCTGAAGCGCAAAATCTCATCTGGCTGGCTGAGCAAAATCCGAATATCAAATTTGCGATGAACATCCATAGTTATGGGGGTTATTTCATGTGGCCACCTGGTGCTTATACGGAAAACCGCGAAACATTACCGCGTCCGACTGCTGGTGAAGAAGCATATTTCTGGCAGGCATCTGAAACCATCCTTGATGAGATTAAGGATTACAGAGGCACGGTCATCCTTCCGAGCCGTACAGGCCCGATTCCTGATGTCCTTTACTCTGCAGCAGGTAATTCTGCAGATGCCCTTTGGTACGACTATGGCATCTATGCCTGGGACTTCGAAGTCGGGGCTGATATCTGGAATGAAGAACAAGGCCGCTGGCAAGCTGTCGGCTTCCAACCTCCTTTTGAAGAAGGGCATGCTGAAGCGATGGAATTCGCAAACGGTATGAACGGACTGTTTGATGTCGCCTACCAATACGCAAAAGATAAGAAGCCGCCAATATCCAAAGCGACACCTGGTAAAGGAAACTATGATGAAGCAGTAGAAGTTTCCTTCGAATCAAGTGAACCAGCAACCATCTACTACACACTGGACGGTTCAAGACCTACATTCGAATCTGATAAAATCCAGATCAAAGACACACGGGAAGGCGCTGAAACGTTGATGATCGAGGAAACGACGACCATCCACTGGTTTGCGATGGATGCCGCTGGAAACGTAGAGAAACATTATAACCCAGACGGAAATGGAAAGAACTATAACAAAGCGAAAATCACAATAAGATAA